The sequence TGATCAGGATGCCGGTGCGCCTGAATTCAAAGCATTCCGCGAAAAGGGTCAGACCCACCCAATTGAAGCGGTTGGTCGCAATCTTCGGGCACTGATGTCATGGGTCAAGAATCCAAAGGATGACTACCAAGAGGGCAGCGCTGCCCGTGGCTAAACCAGTCGTACTTATTGCGGAAGAATTAAGTCCGGCGACCTTAGATGCGCTTGGACCTGATTTCGAGGTTCGTCACTGCGATGGCGCGAATCGAGATGAGTTGCTTGCTGCATTAGCCGCGGGTGTAGACGCGGTACTTATCCGCTCTGCAACCAAGATGGACGAAGAAGCGATTGGGGTTGCAAAGGGGCTAAAGGTTATTGCACGAGCAGGTGTGGGCCTTGATAACGTCGAAATTCCTGCCGCAACTGCTGCCGGAGTTATGGTCGTGAACGCGCCAACCTCCAACATCGTCAGTGCTGCCGAATTAGCCATTGGTCTATTGCTAGCGTCTGCTCGACATATTTCACCGGCTCACGCCGCACTTCGAAATGGAAAGTGGGCGCGGTCCAAATACACCGGTACGGAACTCTTCGAAAAGACCTTGGGTATCGTGGGATTTGGGCGTATTGGCCAACTCGTCGCAGCACGTATGCAGGCATTTGGAATGAAGGTCGTTGCTTATGATCCCTATCTCCAACCAGCCCGTGCGGCACAGTTGGGCGTCCAACTGGTCGATCTTGATGATCTACTTTCACAGAGTGATTTCATCACGATTCACTTGCCCAAGACGAAAGAGACTGCGAATCTCATTGGAGTAGAGGCTCTCAAAAAGGTGAAGCCAACTGTTCGCATCATCAATGCTGCGCGTGGTGGCGTTCTTGATGAGAACGCTCTCTATGATGCCATTAATGAAGGTCGAGTTGGCGGCGCCGGGTTAGACGTTTTCTCCACTGAGCCATGTACGGACTCTCCACTCTTCACACTAGATCGAGTTGTTGCCACACCTCACCTTGGTGCGTCGACGGATGAGGCACAGGAACGTGCGGGTATCGCAGTTGCGGTTTCAGTCCGTAAGGCGCTCGCTGGCGAACTCGTCCCGGATGCGGTCAATGTCAAAGGCGGTGTCATTCATAAGGATGTTCGTCCTGCGCTATCACTCGTTGAGAAACTTGCCGGAGTTCTCGTGAGTTTAGCTGGAGAAGTTCCAGTGAGTATCGAAGTTGCGGTGCACGGTGAAATCGCTCAACATGATTGCTCAGTTCTCGGGATCAGCGCTCTTAAGGGCGCACTCCTTGGATTAGGTTCAGAAGATGTCACTTATGTGAATGCTCCAGGCATTGCCCAAGAGCGCGGTCTGGTCACATCCGTAACAACAGATGAGATTTCTCCAGAGCATCGCAACATTGTCACCTTGAACGGCGCGCTTTCACGAGGAGTAAAAATCTCGGTGAGCGGCACGTTGATGGGCATCCGTCAGGTGCAGAAGATCGTTGCGATTGATTCATATGATCTCGATCTTGCGCCAACAGAGAACATCATTTTCCTGCGCTACGCCGATCGTCCTGGCGTTGTCGGGACGGTGGGAAACATCCTTGGGAAAGGGTCAATCAATATCGCCGGCATGCAGGTTGCCCGTGATCACCTTGGAGGCAACGCCCTCATGGCAATCACGGTGGATTCACCTGTAGACCGATCAATACTTGATGAATTATCCCGTGAAACGGGTGCCAACCTTGTCCGAACCGTCACTTTAGGAGTATAGAAATGAATGCAAGTTCATTTAATGTTGCCGTCATTGCAGGCGATGGAATCGGTCCTGAGGTTGTTGGCGAGGGGCTAAAGGTTCTCGATGTTGTCGGCGCAAAGCATGGTGTCTCATTTGTGAAGACTCCGTACGAACTCGGCGCAGGCTATTGGCACCGAACAGGTGAAGTTCTGCCAAAGTCCGTACTCGATGAACTGAAAAAATCCGACGTCATATTGTTAGGCGCAGTTGGAGACCCTTCAGTTCCAAGCGGTGTTCTTGAGCGAGGATTACTTCTTAAATTGCGCTTTGAATTTGATCAGTACGTCAACTTACGCCCAGCGCGTCTTTATGAAGGCGTAACGTCCCCTCTTTCAACTGCCGATGTCGTCGACTTCATCGTTGTTCGCGAAGGAACTGAGGGCCCGTATTCTGGCGCCGGCGGGTTCTTAGGTTACGGTAGCGAGAGTGAAGTAGCGATTGAGGACAGTATCAACAGCCGAAAAGGTGTTGAGCGCGTCATCCGCGATGCATTTGATCGCACCATGCTGCGCCCGCGTAAGAAGTTGACCATGGTTCACAAGAACAATGTTCTGGTTCATGCCGGCGATCTGTGGACGCGTACCTTCTATGAAGTGGCCAAGGAATATCCAGCGGTCACGACCGAGTACTTGCATGCGGACGCGGCAGCGATGTTCTTCATAACCAATCCAGGGCGCTTTGATGTTGTTGTTACTGACAATTTATTTGGAGATTTACTAACAGATATCGCTGCGGCCATTTGTGGTGGAATCGGCTTGGCGGCATCGGGAAATATCAATCCAACTCGAAAGTATCCATCTATGTTCGAACCTGTACACGGTTCGGCCCCGGATATCGCGGGCAAGAACTTGGCTGACCCAACTGCCACGATCCTTTCAATTGCGATGATGCTCGACCACTTGGGTCTATCGGAGGCGGCTCGCGATGTTGAAAGAGTTGTTGCGCAGGATCTTCGCAGTCGCGGTATTACCAAACGAAGCACCACTGAAATCGGAAGCGCGCTCGTGGCAGCGCTGAGGGGATAATCATGACGGTCAAAATCACACCATCTACTCATCCATTAACTCCGGAGCAGCGTGCTGAGAAATTAGCCAACCCCGGTTTTGGTAAGTACTACACCGATCACATGGTTGTGGCCGAGTGGAGTGAAGAGAGTGGCTGGTCTGAGGCGGAATTGAAGCCATATGCGCCGATTTCCCTGGATCCAGCGACGATGGTTTTTCATTATGGCCAGGAGATCTTTGAAGGATTAAAGGCGTATCGTCAACCAGATGGAGGCGTTGCACTCTTCCGCCCGGAGGCAAACGCTGCTCGCTTTGCACGAAGCGCGAAACGACTGGCACTGCCAGAACTACCAATTGAACTCTTTATCGAATCAGTCGATGCACTCGTAAGAGCGGATGCAAGTTGGGTTCCGGACAAGGTGGGGGAGTCGCTCTATCTGCGCCCATTTATGTTTGCCACCGAAGTTGGACTTGGAGTGCGACCAACAAACCGTGCGGTTTACATGTTGATTGCTACACCAGCGGGTGCTTACTTCAATCCAGAGAATGCAGTGACTGTCTGGATTTCCACTGAATATGTACGGGCGGCACCGGGTGGTACCGGCGAGGCTAAATGTGGGGGGAATTATGCCGCCTCCCTTGTGGCACAAAAGGTTGCAGCTGAGCAGGGATGCGACCAGGTTGTGTGGATCGATGCAATCGAACGTAAATGGGTTGAAGAGATGGGCGGCATGAATCTTTATTTTGTTAAGGGTTCAGGAAAAGACGCGTCTGTAATCACTCCCAAGTTGACTGGCACTTTACTGCCTGGAATCACGCGTGATTCCATACTTAGTGTTGCGGCAGATCTTGGCTACAAAGTCGAAGAAACAATGATCAGTGTTGACGACTGGCACAAAGGCGTCGAGAGTGGAGAGATCACTGAGATTTTTGCGTGCGGAACCGCGGCGGTTGTTTCTCCAGTCGGAACTGCTAAGAGTGCCATGGGCACGTGGGTGACCGGCGATGGCAACCCAGGTCCCATCACGATGCAGATTCGCAATACCCTCCTTGGAATTCAGCATGGCACCGTTGAGGATTCACATCATTGGCTGAGAAAAGTTCTCTAATGAAAATGTCTGATACTTTTCATATCTATGACACCACGCTGCGTGACGGCGCGCAACAAGAGGGTTTGAATCTGTCGGTTCATGACAAACTTGCGATTGCACGCCATCTAGACGACTTAGGTGTTGGATTTATTGAAGGCGGATGGCCAGGTGCTAATCCAAAAGACACTGAGTTCTTTGCGCGGGCAAAGACTGAATTGCAGCTTAAGAATGCGACTCTCGTGGCTTTCGGTGCGACCCGACGCCCACATGTAAATGCCGCGGATGACGTGCTTCTTGGCGCCTTGCGCGACTCGAGTGCTTCTGTGGTCACTCTCGTTGCCAAGGCTCATGACCGACACGTTGATTTGGCACTGCGCACCACGCTTGATGAGAACTTGGAGATGATTGCCGATTCGATCAAGCATCTTCGCGGCGAAGGGCAGAGAGTCTTCCTCGATGCCGAGCACTTCTTTGATGGCTACCGCTCGAATCGTGCTTACTCCTTGGAGGTTATCCGAGTCGCGGTTGAGGCGGGTGCCGATGTAGTTGCGCTCTGCGACACCAATGGCGGCATGTTGCCAGATGAACTTTCAGATATTGTCCATGACATCATCCAAAGTACTTCTGCTCGTGTTGGAATTCATTGCCACAACGACACAGGTTGTGCCGTCGCAAACTCGATGGCTGCGGTTGCAGCAGGTGCGACACATGTTCAGGGGACACTCAACGGGTATGGCGAAAGGACTGGTAACGCAGACTTAGTCACAATCATTGCAAACCTGCAGTTGAAGAAGGGCCAACAAGTTCTTCCCGCGAGCGCGCTGCAGGAAGCATTCCGTATTTCGCATGCAGTTGCAGAAGTTACAAATGTCGCCCCCAGTGCTCGCCAGCCCTACGTTGGCGTGTCAGCCTTCGCCCATAAAGCCGGTCTGCATGCAAGTGCGATCAAAGTTGACCCATCGTTGTATCAACACGAAGACCCAGCCTCTGTTGGAAATGACATGCGCATGCTTGTTTCCGAGATGGCTGGAAGAGCGTCCATAGAATTGAAGTCACAAGAACTTGGATTTGATCTGGGAGGAGACCGCGAAGTCATAGGTCGGGTTGTCGAGCGCGTTAAGGAAATGGAATCACGCGGATTCACCTTCGAAGCCGCCGATGCCTCCTTTGAATTATTGTTGCGCGAAGAGGCTACTGGAGTACGACCAAGTTTCTTCTCAATCGATCACTGGCTCACAACTGTGGAGCGAGCCGAAGATCAGAGCATCGTGACAAAGGCTGAGATTACTCTTACCGCACAAGGGGAGAAGATCGCCTGCGTGGGACGAGGAAATGGTCCGGTAAACGCTTTTGATAAGGCACTTCGATCCGGGCTACTACGTTTTTATCCAGAATTGGCCCAACTCGAACTTACCGACTACAAGGTCCGTATTCTTGAAGGTCGCCTCGGAACCGGCGCTATAACTCGAGTTCTTGTAGAGACAAGTGACGGCAAGGGTGAATGGAGTACGGTCGGTGTGCATGAGAACGTCATTGCTGCATCGGCTATGGCGTTAGAGGACGCAGTCACCTATGGACTTCTTAGACAAGGCAGAATTCCAGAGTAATCTGGTTATGTGAGCGATCTGGATTCGGTAACCGCATCTTTTGAGAGTCACCTTCGTCATGAACGTAATCTTGCGACTCATACTATTCGTGCATATCTAGGGGACCTAGAGAGCCTTTTCAAACAACTCCGCGTGCTGGAGGTTGAGAGAATCGAAGAGTTGGATCTTTCACATATTCGATCATGGCTTGCCACAATGCAAGTCAAAGGGGGAGCTCGCACCTCTTTATCGAGGCGAGCAGTATCGATTCGCCTCTTCACTCAGTGGGCTTTTAAATCCGGCCTGATTCCCACCGATGTCGGCCTCACTCTGGCCATTCCAAAAGCGCATCGCACATTGCCCGAGATTCTTGACATTCCAAATGCTCTGCTCGCAATGGAAGCTCTTTCGGTACGTGTAGGTGAAGAGGAGACGCCGCTGGCTCTTCGCGATTGCGCCATGGTCGAAGTGCTCTATGCCAGCGGTGCTCGTGTCGCCGAATTATGTGGACTCAATCTTCTGGATATTGATTACGAACGTCAAACTCTTCGAGTTCTGGGTAAAGGTAATAAGGAACGAACCGTCCCTGTCGGTAATCCGGCGATGAGGGCGTTGAAAGCGTGGATCAAAGAAGGCCGACCTGCTTTAATCAATTCGGTTTCGGGCGACGCAGTTTTTCTTGGCGCCCGTGGAAAGCGGATAGATCCACGAACTGTGAGAACGGTGGTTTATGAAGCACTCTCGGCCCTCGAAGGAGTAGGGAGAATGGGTCCGCATGCTCTGCGTCATTCAGCTGCGACCCATTTGCTCGAAGGCGGCGCCGATCTGCGGACGGTTCAGGAGATATTGGGTCACGCCTCACTTGCGACTACTCAGATTTACACCCATGTTTCGACGGAAAGGCTACAAAAAGCCTTCAAACAGGCACATCCGCGGGCGTAACGCCCCCAGACTTATACGGTTTTCTACGCAAAATAATGCGGAACTTCGACCCCAATCGGTCAGGTAGGATTGCCCCTGCATCACAGACCATCGTGATGACTTCACGCGCCTAGTAAGTACCACCTCGGTCCAGTTCGCTGGTCGGTGTCTAGGCGCTAGCGGGCCAGCAGATAGTTGACCCAATAACCGAGAGCGAACTTCGAGAGAAGTGCGCAAGAAGGAGTGTGCCGCCATGGCGGTTGTAACAATGCGAGAACTTCTCGACAGCGGAGTTCACTTCGGACACCAGACGCGTCGATGGAACCCAAAGATGAAGCGCTTTATTTTCACAGAGCGCAATGGCATCTACATCATCGATATTCAGCAATCACTCGGATTGATCGATAGCGCCTACGAATTTGTAAAGGATGTCGTGGCTAAGGGCGGACATATTCTTTATGTGGGCACAAAGAAGCAAGCACAAGAGCCAATCATTCAGCAGTCTGCTCGCGTAGGCATGCCTTACGTCACCGAGCGCTGGCTTGGCGGAATGCTCACCAACTTTCCAACTGTCTACAAGCGAATTCAGCGTCTCAAGGAACTTGAAGCACTAGAAAGCGCCAATGATCAGTTGCTGACCAAGAAGGAACTTCTCGTTCTTCGTCGTGAGCGCGAGAAGCTCAATAAGAACCTCAATGGAATTCGTAATATGACCAAGTTGCCAAGTGCAATTTGGGTTGTCGACACCAAGAAGGAACACCTCGCAGTTGCCGAAGCAAAGAAGCTCGGTATTCCAGTTATTGCAATCTTGGATACCAACTGCGATCCAGATGAAGTTGACTTCAAAATTCCAGGTAATGATGACGCAATCCGCTCCATCGGACTCCTCACCCGTGTCATCACTGATGCAGTAGCTGCCGGACTGCAAGCGCGCGCGGCAGCCAGTGTGAAAGAAGAAGTGAAGGCTGATACAGAAACTGTTGCTGCTGGTGAGCCACTCGCCGATTGGGAGAAAGAAATCCTCTCCGGCGATGCCGCTCCCGACACGGAGGCGGTTGAGGTTCGTCCAGAGGTAGAAGTACCAATGGTCGTCGAAACCAATGCTGTAACGGAGGGTTAAATTGAATTACTCAGCTGCCGATGTAAAGAGACTTCGCGAGGCAACCGCGGCGGGAATGCTTGATTGCAAGAAGGCTCTCGATGAAGCGGAAGGCGATTTCGACAAGGCTGTTGAAATCATCCGAGTCAAGGGCTTGAAGGGAATCACCAAGCGCGAGGGCCGGACGGCTTCCAACGGGCTTGTTATTGCCAAGGTCCAGAACAACTATGGCGTCATGCTCGAACTCAACTGCGAGACTGACTTCGTCGCCAAAGGTGAGCGCTTTCAGGTGCTGGCAGGCGAGCTTTTGGAGCACTTGCTTGAGTCCAACATTTCAGAGCTTGATGCGTATTTGGCTTCAGAAATTAAACCAGGTAGCACTGTTCAAAATGTTATCGACGAAGCAAATGCGACTTTGGGCGAGAAGATTGAGGTCCGCCGCATTGCCGTTCTTGATGGTCCTGCCGCGGTTTACCTTCACCGCACCAGTCCTGATTTGCCACCACAACTGGGCGTTCTTGTTCAGTTGTCCAAGGATGCACTTGAGGTGGGCAAGGACATTGCCCAGCACATTGCCGCCTTTGCTCCTACATACGTCAATCGCGAAGATGTTCCAACCGAACTCATCGAGAACGAGCGACGCCTGGCGGAGGAGACAGCCCGCAATGAGGGTAAGCCAGAGGCAGCCCTTATTAAGATCGTTGAAGGTCGCGTGACTGGTTTCGTGAAGGAGGTCAGTTTGATCGAACAGGCATTCGCCAAGGATGCCAAGAAAACGGTCAAGCAGATCCTTGATGAGGCGGGTACAACCGTAAAGGCATTCCAACGCTTCCGCGTGGGTCAGTAACCTTTAGGACCAGACCTTTAGACTCTAGTAATTAAGCGAAAGGAGCACTTATGCCCGGTAGTAGAGGTAGTTACGGGCGGGTGCTCCTTAAACTTTCTGGAGAAGTATTTGGCGGGGCAAAGGGCATTGGCGTGGATCCCGATGTTGTCCAAGATGTTGCCAAGCAGATTGCGGATGTGGTTCGTACGGGTGTCCAAATTGCCATCGTTGTTGGCGGAGGAAATTACTTCCGCGGTGCGGAATTACAGCAACGGGGAATGGACCGCGCTCGTGCCGACTACATGGGGATGCTCGGAACGGTCATGAACTGCCTTGCGCTTCAAGATTTTCTGGAGAAGCAAGGCATTGATACTCGAGTCCAAACCGCGATCACCATGGGGCAAGTTGCCGAGCCTTACATTCCGCGCCGCGCAATCCGACACTTGGAAAAAGGACGAGTTGTGATTTTCGGAGCGGGCGCAGGCATGCCGTTCTTCACCACCGACACCGTCTCGGCGCAACGTGCACTTGAGATCGGCGCGGAAGCATTGCTCTTAGCTAAGAGCGGAGTCGACGGTGTTTACTCTGATGATCCTCGTAAGAATCCAAAAGCCGTTAAGTACGAAAGTATTTCTTATGATGAAGTGATTTCGAAGTCTCTGGCAGTGGCAGACGCAGCTGCATTTAGTATCTGCCGTGAAAATGGACTTCCCATCATTGTTTTTGATCTCAAATCGAATGGAAATATTGGTCGCGCCGTTCGTGGTGAGACTATCGGCACGCTGGTCGCATAATCGTAAACTTCAAAGAAGTTACAAGAATGAGGAGTAGTAATGAGTGATGTTGCTGGCAACCTGAAGGATGCCGAGACAAAGATGGACAAAGCTATCGAGGTCGCGAAGGAAGATTTCGCGTCCATTCGAACCGGTCGCGCCCATCCCTCGCTCTTCAACAAGATAATGGTTGATTACTACGGCACCTTTACTTCGCTTTCGCAGTTGGCTTCTATTCAGGTGCCGGAGGCTCGTATGGCGATTGTCTCTCCCTTTGATAAGGGTGCGATGGCTGCGATTGAGAAGGCCATCCGTGAATCGGACCTTGGTGTAAATCCGGGCAATGATGGGGTTGTCATTCGGGTTGGTTTTCCACAGCTTACAGAAGAGCGCCGCAAGGAGTACATCAAGGTGGTACGTACCAAGTCCGAAGATGCCAAGATCTCACTTCGCAATATCCGACGGGGTGCGAAAGAGAGTATCGAAAAGTTAGAGAAAGACGGCCTAATCGGGAAAGATGACCTCACTCGTGGCGAGAAAGAATTAGAGAAGATCACATCCGAGCACGTCGCAAAAATCGATGACCTGCTTAAGCATAAGGAGATCGAACTTCTCGAGGTCTGAGAGTTCCACTGTCGAATGAATGACTTACATGCGATCAATGAAGCGATAAATCGCAAGGCGGGGAGAAAACTTCTTCCTTCGATCGCTGTCAGCGCTTCCATCGTCGCTCTTGTCTGGTTTGCACTTGCCTACCATCGTGAACTTTTTGCAATCCTCATCGGCGCAGCAGTGATTCTTGGTATTCGTGAAATTACCCAAGCGTTTCGTGTTGGCAAGACTTACCTTTCTTTGCCA comes from Candidatus Paceibacterota bacterium and encodes:
- a CDS encoding 3-isopropylmalate dehydrogenase, whose protein sequence is MNASSFNVAVIAGDGIGPEVVGEGLKVLDVVGAKHGVSFVKTPYELGAGYWHRTGEVLPKSVLDELKKSDVILLGAVGDPSVPSGVLERGLLLKLRFEFDQYVNLRPARLYEGVTSPLSTADVVDFIVVREGTEGPYSGAGGFLGYGSESEVAIEDSINSRKGVERVIRDAFDRTMLRPRKKLTMVHKNNVLVHAGDLWTRTFYEVAKEYPAVTTEYLHADAAAMFFITNPGRFDVVVTDNLFGDLLTDIAAAICGGIGLAASGNINPTRKYPSMFEPVHGSAPDIAGKNLADPTATILSIAMMLDHLGLSEAARDVERVVAQDLRSRGITKRSTTEIGSALVAALRG
- the tsf gene encoding translation elongation factor Ts, yielding MNYSAADVKRLREATAAGMLDCKKALDEAEGDFDKAVEIIRVKGLKGITKREGRTASNGLVIAKVQNNYGVMLELNCETDFVAKGERFQVLAGELLEHLLESNISELDAYLASEIKPGSTVQNVIDEANATLGEKIEVRRIAVLDGPAAVYLHRTSPDLPPQLGVLVQLSKDALEVGKDIAQHIAAFAPTYVNREDVPTELIENERRLAEETARNEGKPEAALIKIVEGRVTGFVKEVSLIEQAFAKDAKKTVKQILDEAGTTVKAFQRFRVGQ
- the rpsB gene encoding 30S ribosomal protein S2, which encodes MAVVTMRELLDSGVHFGHQTRRWNPKMKRFIFTERNGIYIIDIQQSLGLIDSAYEFVKDVVAKGGHILYVGTKKQAQEPIIQQSARVGMPYVTERWLGGMLTNFPTVYKRIQRLKELEALESANDQLLTKKELLVLRREREKLNKNLNGIRNMTKLPSAIWVVDTKKEHLAVAEAKKLGIPVIAILDTNCDPDEVDFKIPGNDDAIRSIGLLTRVITDAVAAGLQARAAASVKEEVKADTETVAAGEPLADWEKEILSGDAAPDTEAVEVRPEVEVPMVVETNAVTEG
- the pyrH gene encoding UMP kinase, yielding MPGSRGSYGRVLLKLSGEVFGGAKGIGVDPDVVQDVAKQIADVVRTGVQIAIVVGGGNYFRGAELQQRGMDRARADYMGMLGTVMNCLALQDFLEKQGIDTRVQTAITMGQVAEPYIPRRAIRHLEKGRVVIFGAGAGMPFFTTDTVSAQRALEIGAEALLLAKSGVDGVYSDDPRKNPKAVKYESISYDEVISKSLAVADAAAFSICRENGLPIIVFDLKSNGNIGRAVRGETIGTLVA
- the frr gene encoding ribosome recycling factor, whose product is MSDVAGNLKDAETKMDKAIEVAKEDFASIRTGRAHPSLFNKIMVDYYGTFTSLSQLASIQVPEARMAIVSPFDKGAMAAIEKAIRESDLGVNPGNDGVVIRVGFPQLTEERRKEYIKVVRTKSEDAKISLRNIRRGAKESIEKLEKDGLIGKDDLTRGEKELEKITSEHVAKIDDLLKHKEIELLEV
- the serA gene encoding phosphoglycerate dehydrogenase, encoding MTTKRAALPVAKPVVLIAEELSPATLDALGPDFEVRHCDGANRDELLAALAAGVDAVLIRSATKMDEEAIGVAKGLKVIARAGVGLDNVEIPAATAAGVMVVNAPTSNIVSAAELAIGLLLASARHISPAHAALRNGKWARSKYTGTELFEKTLGIVGFGRIGQLVAARMQAFGMKVVAYDPYLQPARAAQLGVQLVDLDDLLSQSDFITIHLPKTKETANLIGVEALKKVKPTVRIINAARGGVLDENALYDAINEGRVGGAGLDVFSTEPCTDSPLFTLDRVVATPHLGASTDEAQERAGIAVAVSVRKALAGELVPDAVNVKGGVIHKDVRPALSLVEKLAGVLVSLAGEVPVSIEVAVHGEIAQHDCSVLGISALKGALLGLGSEDVTYVNAPGIAQERGLVTSVTTDEISPEHRNIVTLNGALSRGVKISVSGTLMGIRQVQKIVAIDSYDLDLAPTENIIFLRYADRPGVVGTVGNILGKGSINIAGMQVARDHLGGNALMAITVDSPVDRSILDELSRETGANLVRTVTLGV
- a CDS encoding tyrosine recombinase XerC, giving the protein MSDLDSVTASFESHLRHERNLATHTIRAYLGDLESLFKQLRVLEVERIEELDLSHIRSWLATMQVKGGARTSLSRRAVSIRLFTQWAFKSGLIPTDVGLTLAIPKAHRTLPEILDIPNALLAMEALSVRVGEEETPLALRDCAMVEVLYASGARVAELCGLNLLDIDYERQTLRVLGKGNKERTVPVGNPAMRALKAWIKEGRPALINSVSGDAVFLGARGKRIDPRTVRTVVYEALSALEGVGRMGPHALRHSAATHLLEGGADLRTVQEILGHASLATTQIYTHVSTERLQKAFKQAHPRA
- the cimA gene encoding citramalate synthase, with translation MKMSDTFHIYDTTLRDGAQQEGLNLSVHDKLAIARHLDDLGVGFIEGGWPGANPKDTEFFARAKTELQLKNATLVAFGATRRPHVNAADDVLLGALRDSSASVVTLVAKAHDRHVDLALRTTLDENLEMIADSIKHLRGEGQRVFLDAEHFFDGYRSNRAYSLEVIRVAVEAGADVVALCDTNGGMLPDELSDIVHDIIQSTSARVGIHCHNDTGCAVANSMAAVAAGATHVQGTLNGYGERTGNADLVTIIANLQLKKGQQVLPASALQEAFRISHAVAEVTNVAPSARQPYVGVSAFAHKAGLHASAIKVDPSLYQHEDPASVGNDMRMLVSEMAGRASIELKSQELGFDLGGDREVIGRVVERVKEMESRGFTFEAADASFELLLREEATGVRPSFFSIDHWLTTVERAEDQSIVTKAEITLTAQGEKIACVGRGNGPVNAFDKALRSGLLRFYPELAQLELTDYKVRILEGRLGTGAITRVLVETSDGKGEWSTVGVHENVIAASAMALEDAVTYGLLRQGRIPE
- a CDS encoding branched-chain amino acid aminotransferase, encoding MTVKITPSTHPLTPEQRAEKLANPGFGKYYTDHMVVAEWSEESGWSEAELKPYAPISLDPATMVFHYGQEIFEGLKAYRQPDGGVALFRPEANAARFARSAKRLALPELPIELFIESVDALVRADASWVPDKVGESLYLRPFMFATEVGLGVRPTNRAVYMLIATPAGAYFNPENAVTVWISTEYVRAAPGGTGEAKCGGNYAASLVAQKVAAEQGCDQVVWIDAIERKWVEEMGGMNLYFVKGSGKDASVITPKLTGTLLPGITRDSILSVAADLGYKVEETMISVDDWHKGVESGEITEIFACGTAAVVSPVGTAKSAMGTWVTGDGNPGPITMQIRNTLLGIQHGTVEDSHHWLRKVL